A part of Rickettsia canadensis str. McKiel genomic DNA contains:
- the rpsQ gene encoding 30S ribosomal protein S17, translating to MPKRVLQGVVISSKADKTVTVKVERKFKHPIYKKFVKVSKKYAAHDSENRYQEGDKVSIIESRPISKTKTWIVVNGK from the coding sequence ATGCCAAAAAGAGTGTTACAAGGCGTGGTTATAAGTTCAAAAGCTGATAAGACTGTTACAGTAAAAGTAGAAAGAAAATTCAAGCATCCTATTTATAAAAAATTCGTGAAAGTATCTAAAAAATATGCTGCTCATGATTCAGAAAATAGATATCAAGAAGGAGATAAAGTTAGTATAATTGAAAGTCGTCCTATCTCAAAAACCAAAACATGGATAGTGGTAAATGGAAAATAA
- the rplE gene encoding 50S ribosomal protein L5: MLRFKELYQQEIIENLQKEFSYKNKHAIPQIKKVVINMGVGEAIADSKVINNAVNDLTLISGQKPVVTLARKSIATFKLRENMKIGCKVTLRKDRMYDFLERLVIVALPRVKEFRGFSYKSFDGKGNFTFGLKEQIVFPEINYDKIDTIRGMDITIVTSAKTDKESKFLLSGFNFPFYNNF, from the coding sequence ATGTTACGATTTAAAGAATTATATCAGCAAGAAATTATTGAAAACTTACAAAAAGAATTTTCTTATAAAAATAAACACGCAATACCACAAATTAAGAAAGTTGTTATAAATATGGGAGTAGGGGAAGCAATAGCCGATTCTAAAGTAATTAATAATGCAGTAAATGATCTTACTTTGATTTCGGGTCAGAAGCCAGTTGTAACGTTAGCAAGAAAATCTATTGCAACCTTTAAGTTACGTGAAAATATGAAAATAGGCTGTAAGGTTACATTACGTAAAGACAGAATGTATGATTTTTTAGAAAGACTAGTAATTGTTGCATTACCTCGTGTTAAAGAGTTTCGCGGTTTTTCTTATAAAAGTTTTGACGGTAAAGGAAATTTTACTTTTGGATTAAAAGAGCAGATAGTATTCCCTGAAATTAATTATGATAAAATTGATACAATAAGGGGTATGGATATTACAATTGTTACATCTGCTAAAACGGATAAAGAAAGTAAATTTTTATTGTCAGGGTTTAATTTCCCTTTTTATAATAATTTTTAG
- the rpsN gene encoding 30S ribosomal protein S14, producing MAKVSLIKKNESRKKKSQSLHNKRVALKSKIYDKNISLEERFSLVMLLAQLPRNSSPTRIRNRCELTGRPRGVTRKFGISRNKLRELIGRGVVPGVVKSSW from the coding sequence ATGGCAAAAGTAAGTTTGATAAAAAAAAACGAAAGTAGGAAAAAAAAATCACAAAGTTTGCATAATAAACGTGTAGCACTAAAAAGTAAAATTTATGATAAAAATATTTCATTAGAAGAGCGTTTTTCTTTGGTAATGTTGCTGGCACAATTACCTAGAAATTCATCACCTACTAGAATAAGAAATAGGTGTGAGTTGACAGGTAGACCAAGAGGTGTTACAAGAAAATTTGGTATATCGAGGAATAAGCTTAGGGAATTAATAGGTAGAGGCGTAGTTCCCGGTGTAGTTAAGTCAAGTTGGTAA
- the rplO gene encoding 50S ribosomal protein L15, with the protein MKLNELYNNIGAKKRKKRIARGIGSGKGKTGGRGIKGQKSRSGVAIKGFEGGQTPIIKRLPKRGFNCISTKKYNIVNIYNIEVALADGRLSVADIITKEKLIEAGVVNNKNNKKLVKLLSLCSDDFATPLSLKLDAYSSKAKDFIEQAGGKLL; encoded by the coding sequence ATGAAATTAAATGAATTATATAATAATATAGGTGCTAAAAAAAGGAAGAAAAGAATAGCACGTGGTATTGGTAGTGGTAAAGGAAAAACCGGCGGTAGAGGAATTAAAGGTCAAAAATCTAGATCCGGCGTTGCAATAAAAGGTTTTGAAGGTGGTCAAACACCTATAATAAAAAGACTACCTAAAAGAGGATTTAATTGTATTTCAACTAAAAAATACAATATAGTAAATATTTACAATATTGAAGTAGCATTAGCCGATGGGCGTTTAAGTGTTGCTGATATTATTACTAAGGAAAAATTGATAGAAGCCGGAGTAGTTAATAATAAAAACAATAAGAAATTAGTGAAATTATTATCTCTGTGTAGTGATGATTTTGCTACTCCTCTATCATTAAAATTAGATGCATATTCTTCTAAAGCTAAGGATTTCATTGAGCAAGCAGGTGGCAAGTTGTTATAG
- a CDS encoding adenylate kinase: MIVIFLGPPGAGKGTQGKKIAKKINVPHIAIGDIFRTIIKTSTSEAELINNYVRQGELIPNEIVNQVIKNFLLSSEYKNGYILDGYPRNLEQAQFFESFITEKIKIIYFDILDELLIKRVLGRYSCKNCGKIYNSYFLQPKTDSVCDVCGSSTFDYRKDDTEEVIKKRIKVYKTETYPLIDYYKNSGHFYIVNGSKNEQEIEIDIQKILKIN; encoded by the coding sequence GTGATAGTAATTTTTTTAGGTCCTCCAGGAGCCGGCAAGGGAACACAAGGAAAAAAGATAGCTAAAAAAATTAATGTACCACATATAGCAATTGGTGATATATTTAGAACAATTATAAAAACATCAACTAGTGAAGCAGAATTAATTAATAATTATGTTAGGCAAGGAGAGCTTATACCTAATGAAATAGTTAATCAAGTAATCAAAAATTTTTTATTATCCTCTGAATATAAAAATGGTTATATATTAGATGGATATCCGCGTAATTTAGAGCAAGCGCAATTCTTTGAGTCATTTATTACAGAAAAAATTAAAATAATATATTTTGATATTTTAGATGAATTATTAATTAAAAGAGTTTTGGGAAGATATAGTTGTAAAAATTGCGGTAAAATATATAATAGTTACTTCTTACAGCCTAAAACTGACAGTGTATGTGATGTTTGTGGTTCAAGTACATTTGATTATAGAAAAGACGATACTGAAGAAGTAATAAAAAAAAGGATAAAAGTATATAAAACAGAAACATATCCGTTAATAGATTATTATAAAAATAGTGGTCATTTTTATATAGTTAATGGAAGTAAAAATGAACAAGAAATAGAAATTGATATACAGAAAATACTAAAAATAAATTGA
- the secY gene encoding preprotein translocase subunit SecY gives MGQNFSQKSGNDLVSRVVFTILILIVCRFGSFIPIPGIDSIALSSVAEKNQSGILGMFNMLSGGSLGRMSVFALAIMPYITASIIIQLMSVAYKPLENLKKEGEVGKRKVNQLSRYLTVLFASFQAYGVAISLESIVTNTGPVVILAGFFFRVTTVITLVVGTMLLMWLGEQITQRGIGNGTSLIIFIGIVSGVPSAIISMFELSRKGALSPLIAIAVCIGVVVLIAIIIFFEKAQRKLLVQYPKRQVGNKIYGGETTHMPLKLNTSGVIPPIFASSILLFPATLANFSNSNSETMGMLTYYLGHGKPVYILLYVALIIFFSFFYTAIVFNSEETANNLRKYGAYIPGKRPGKNTSDYFDYILTRLTVIGGMYLSVICVIPELLMNKYVISLSLGGTSFLIVVNVVLDTMTQIQTHLFSSKYEGLMKKVKLKN, from the coding sequence ATGGGTCAAAATTTTTCTCAAAAGTCCGGCAATGATTTAGTTAGTCGCGTTGTTTTTACTATTCTCATTCTTATAGTATGTAGATTTGGCTCTTTTATACCTATACCCGGTATAGATTCAATTGCTTTAAGTAGTGTAGCTGAAAAGAATCAATCCGGAATACTCGGAATGTTCAATATGCTATCTGGAGGATCGCTAGGTAGGATGTCTGTTTTTGCTTTAGCAATTATGCCGTATATTACCGCCTCAATTATTATCCAATTAATGTCAGTTGCATATAAACCTTTGGAAAATTTAAAAAAAGAAGGGGAAGTTGGTAAAAGGAAAGTAAATCAGTTATCGAGATATTTAACAGTTCTGTTTGCTTCTTTTCAGGCCTATGGGGTTGCTATAAGTTTAGAGTCAATTGTAACAAATACCGGTCCTGTAGTAATTTTAGCGGGTTTTTTCTTTAGAGTTACAACCGTAATTACTTTGGTTGTAGGCACCATGCTATTAATGTGGTTAGGGGAACAAATTACGCAACGTGGAATAGGTAACGGTACATCTTTAATTATATTTATAGGTATAGTTTCGGGAGTACCTAGTGCTATTATTAGTATGTTTGAATTATCAAGAAAAGGAGCCTTATCACCTTTAATAGCGATCGCTGTTTGTATTGGAGTAGTTGTATTAATAGCTATAATTATTTTTTTTGAAAAAGCCCAAAGAAAATTATTGGTTCAGTATCCTAAAAGACAAGTAGGCAATAAAATTTATGGGGGAGAAACAACGCATATGCCTCTTAAATTAAATACTTCGGGTGTAATACCTCCAATATTTGCTAGTTCAATTTTACTATTCCCTGCTACGCTTGCTAATTTTTCTAATAGTAATTCAGAAACTATGGGTATGCTTACTTATTATTTAGGGCATGGCAAACCCGTATATATTTTATTGTATGTAGCATTAATTATATTTTTTAGTTTTTTTTATACTGCAATAGTATTTAATTCTGAAGAAACTGCTAATAATTTAAGAAAATACGGTGCTTATATTCCTGGTAAAAGACCAGGAAAAAATACGTCTGATTATTTTGATTATATACTTACAAGGCTTACCGTTATAGGGGGGATGTATTTAAGTGTAATATGTGTAATTCCGGAGCTATTAATGAATAAGTATGTAATCTCTCTTTCTTTAGGAGGTACAAGTTTTTTAATTGTAGTGAATGTGGTACTTGATACTATGACTCAGATTCAAACTCACTTATTTAGTAGTAAGTATGAAGGTTTAATGAAGAAAGTAAAATTAAAAAATTAA
- the rpmC gene encoding 50S ribosomal protein L29 codes for MNDLKLLRSKLSTETIEELYKKLNLLKKELFNLRFQQALGELKNTSRFSLVKKSIARIKTELTKRSNSEEY; via the coding sequence ATGAATGATTTGAAATTATTAAGAAGTAAGTTATCTACTGAAACAATAGAAGAGCTTTATAAAAAGCTTAATCTTTTAAAGAAAGAATTATTTAATTTAAGATTTCAGCAAGCTTTAGGTGAGTTAAAAAATACTAGTAGGTTTTCGTTAGTTAAAAAGTCTATAGCACGTATTAAAACTGAGTTAACAAAAAGATCTAATAGTGAGGAATATTAA
- the rplR gene encoding 50S ribosomal protein L18, which yields MRSAKLKFEKRRSRIRHKISQTSNRVRLSIFKSCRHIYAQIIDDSKSITIASASTLDAKIKKLKKSHCNIENAIKVGKAIATKADSAGIKEVVFDRGGYKYHGVVKALADAAREKIKF from the coding sequence ATGCGTAGTGCTAAGCTAAAATTTGAAAAAAGAAGAAGTAGAATAAGACATAAAATATCTCAAACATCTAATAGAGTTAGATTATCAATATTTAAGTCATGTAGGCATATATATGCACAAATTATAGATGATTCTAAGTCTATAACGATTGCCTCCGCTTCAACTTTAGATGCAAAAATTAAAAAATTAAAAAAATCTCATTGTAATATTGAAAATGCTATCAAAGTAGGTAAAGCAATAGCAACAAAAGCTGATTCTGCTGGAATAAAAGAAGTCGTATTCGATAGAGGCGGATATAAGTATCACGGTGTTGTAAAAGCTCTAGCTGATGCAGCTAGAGAGAAAATAAAATTTTAG
- the rpsH gene encoding 30S ribosomal protein S8 → MSMTDNVADMLTRIRNAYKSKLINVSFPSSKIKTSILDVLQKEGYIKDYIITHKNNISYTEVALKYSVNGDASICEIHRVSKPGKRVYSAIKDLKGYYNNMGIYILSTPYGVMSDREAHIKNVGGEVICKVF, encoded by the coding sequence ATGTCAATGACGGATAATGTAGCAGATATGTTAACTAGAATTAGAAATGCTTATAAAAGTAAATTGATAAATGTTTCTTTTCCTAGTTCTAAAATTAAAACTTCAATTTTAGATGTTTTACAAAAAGAAGGTTATATAAAGGATTATATAATTACTCACAAAAATAATATTAGTTATACTGAGGTAGCTTTAAAATACTCTGTTAATGGTGATGCTTCTATATGTGAAATTCATAGAGTATCAAAGCCTGGAAAAAGAGTATATTCTGCTATTAAAGATTTGAAAGGATATTATAATAATATGGGTATATATATTCTTTCTACACCTTACGGTGTTATGTCTGATAGAGAAGCTCATATTAAAAATGTCGGCGGCGAAGTAATTTGTAAAGTATTTTAA
- the rpsE gene encoding 30S ribosomal protein S5 yields MSKVKKNEETLSEVLVDVNRITKVVKGGRRFAFSACMVVGDKAGRVGAGHGKAKEVNEARGKAKQAAKKRMMKVPLYQNRTIHHDVIGKSGAAKVILRRAKAGTGVIAGGSMRAIFHSLGVHDIVAKSIGSTNVYAMISATFDALNKLASPKSIAMRRDKRVNEISVKSYDV; encoded by the coding sequence ATGTCTAAAGTTAAAAAAAATGAAGAGACTTTAAGCGAAGTTTTAGTTGATGTAAATAGAATTACAAAAGTCGTAAAAGGTGGTAGAAGATTTGCTTTTTCTGCTTGTATGGTTGTTGGTGATAAAGCTGGCAGAGTCGGAGCAGGACACGGAAAAGCTAAAGAAGTAAACGAAGCTCGAGGAAAGGCAAAGCAAGCTGCTAAAAAGAGGATGATGAAAGTGCCTCTATATCAAAATAGGACTATTCACCATGATGTTATTGGTAAAAGTGGAGCTGCTAAAGTGATTTTAAGAAGAGCTAAAGCAGGTACAGGTGTTATAGCCGGAGGGTCTATGAGAGCAATTTTTCATTCTTTAGGTGTTCATGATATTGTTGCTAAATCAATAGGTTCAACGAATGTTTATGCAATGATTTCTGCAACATTTGATGCATTAAATAAACTGGCATCACCAAAATCTATTGCTATGAGAAGAGATAAAAGAGTAAATGAAATATCTGTAAAATCTTATGATGTTTAA
- a CDS encoding DNA-directed RNA polymerase subunit alpha: protein MLSLSKNWNALIKPNKVAYENVSETNNKAKIVVEPLERGFGLTLGNAMRRVLLSSLQGAAITSIKIPAIEHEFSAIPGVKEDVSEMILNIKGIEVKMYVAEKRIIKLKAIGPCVVTAGMIETGHDVEILNPDHVICNLAKNKQLEMELTCKVGKGYVLSTNSYADNLPIGEIAIDALFNPVKSVTYKVENTRVGQVTDYDKLIMFVETNGDLLPEMAVGLAARILQEQLQLFISFEEQEEDKQVKTDALPFSPYLLKRVDELELSVRSANCLKNDNIIYIGDLVKRTEADMLRTPNFGRKSLNEIKEILAKLNLRFGMDVPDWPPENIQELSKRYEDSDN from the coding sequence ATGTTATCGTTAAGTAAAAATTGGAATGCTTTAATAAAGCCGAATAAAGTCGCTTATGAAAATGTTTCGGAAACTAATAATAAAGCTAAAATTGTAGTTGAACCTTTAGAAAGAGGTTTTGGTTTAACTTTAGGTAATGCTATGAGAAGAGTATTACTTTCTTCTTTACAAGGAGCGGCTATCACTTCTATAAAAATCCCTGCTATAGAACATGAATTTTCTGCTATACCTGGTGTAAAAGAAGATGTATCGGAAATGATTTTAAACATTAAAGGTATTGAAGTAAAAATGTATGTTGCGGAAAAACGTATCATAAAGTTAAAAGCAATAGGACCTTGTGTTGTAACGGCCGGTATGATTGAAACAGGGCATGATGTAGAAATACTGAATCCGGATCATGTCATTTGTAATCTAGCTAAGAACAAGCAGCTTGAAATGGAGTTAACTTGTAAGGTTGGTAAAGGATACGTACTGAGCACAAATAGTTATGCGGATAATTTACCGATTGGTGAAATAGCTATAGATGCTTTATTTAATCCGGTAAAGAGTGTTACTTATAAGGTAGAAAATACTAGGGTAGGTCAGGTTACCGACTATGATAAATTAATTATGTTTGTTGAAACTAACGGTGATTTATTACCTGAGATGGCTGTAGGGTTAGCTGCACGTATCTTACAAGAGCAATTACAATTATTTATTTCTTTTGAAGAACAGGAAGAAGATAAGCAAGTTAAAACTGATGCTTTACCATTTTCACCTTATTTACTTAAGAGAGTTGATGAATTGGAATTATCAGTTAGATCAGCAAATTGTTTGAAAAATGATAATATAATATATATAGGGGATTTAGTAAAAAGAACAGAAGCCGATATGCTGAGAACTCCAAATTTTGGTAGAAAATCTTTAAATGAGATTAAGGAAATATTGGCAAAATTAAATTTAAGATTTGGTATGGATGTACCAGATTGGCCACCAGAAAATATTCAGGAATTATCTAAACGTTATGAAGATTCTGATAATTAA
- the rpmD gene encoding 50S ribosomal protein L30 gives MNNNINHIKITQVKSAIGRKYDQRLTLVGLGLNKINKTVILKNTNSIKGMVEKVKHLLKIENM, from the coding sequence ATGAATAATAATATCAATCATATAAAAATTACCCAAGTTAAAAGTGCTATAGGTCGTAAGTATGATCAAAGATTGACGTTAGTTGGGCTTGGTTTAAACAAAATTAATAAGACTGTTATTCTTAAAAATACTAATTCCATCAAAGGAATGGTTGAAAAAGTAAAGCATTTATTAAAAATAGAAAATATGTAA
- the rplQ gene encoding 50S ribosomal protein L17, protein MRHKIKGRKLNVTSSHRQAMLANMAVALISHEQIKTTLPKAKELRSYIETLITKAKKADLAVRRSVLSKIKDKKAVEKLINILGTRYKDRPGGYTRIIKAGFRYGDLAPIAYIEFIDRDVNAKGNIKQDVNEDTKN, encoded by the coding sequence ATGCGACATAAAATTAAAGGTAGAAAGTTAAATGTAACAAGTAGTCATAGGCAAGCAATGCTTGCTAATATGGCTGTAGCACTTATATCCCATGAACAAATTAAAACTACTCTACCAAAAGCTAAGGAATTAAGGTCTTACATTGAAACTCTAATCACTAAAGCTAAAAAAGCTGATTTGGCGGTAAGAAGAAGCGTTTTATCAAAAATAAAAGATAAAAAAGCAGTAGAAAAGCTTATAAATATTTTAGGTACTAGATATAAAGATAGACCTGGTGGTTATACTAGAATAATAAAAGCTGGATTTCGTTATGGTGATTTAGCACCGATAGCATATATTGAATTTATAGATAGAGATGTTAATGCTAAAGGAAATATCAAGCAAGATGTTAATGAAGATACTAAAAATTAA
- the rpsT gene encoding 30S ribosomal protein S20, which produces MANHSSAKKAARQTVKRTLINKKRSSAIKTFIKKVVNEISLGNKENANLALSVAQSKIMQGVKKNIIKLNTASRKISRLSRQIQSMDKSK; this is translated from the coding sequence ATGGCTAATCATTCTTCAGCAAAAAAAGCTGCTAGGCAAACAGTAAAAAGAACTCTAATCAATAAGAAAAGATCTAGTGCAATAAAAACTTTTATAAAGAAAGTTGTAAATGAAATCAGTCTTGGTAATAAAGAAAATGCTAACTTAGCTTTATCTGTTGCTCAATCTAAGATAATGCAAGGTGTGAAAAAAAATATAATTAAATTAAATACTGCCTCAAGAAAAATCAGCAGATTATCAAGACAAATACAAAGTATGGATAAAAGTAAATAA
- the rpsK gene encoding 30S ribosomal protein S11: MNQTIKVKKKKKTITLGVVHIRASFNNTIVTFTDIQGNTISSASAGSNGFKGARKATPYAAQVTIDRASEKAKEYGLKTISIRIGGPGAQRESAMRALFGQNFVVTSILDVSSIAHNGVRPPKRRRV, from the coding sequence ATGAATCAGACGATTAAAGTTAAGAAAAAGAAAAAAACTATCACTCTTGGTGTTGTGCATATCCGAGCATCATTTAATAATACTATAGTAACATTTACTGATATTCAAGGTAATACTATCTCTTCTGCATCAGCAGGAAGTAATGGGTTTAAAGGGGCAAGAAAAGCAACACCTTATGCAGCTCAAGTAACAATTGATAGAGCATCAGAAAAAGCAAAAGAATATGGACTAAAAACTATTTCTATTAGGATTGGAGGACCTGGAGCTCAGCGTGAATCGGCAATGAGAGCTTTATTCGGACAAAATTTTGTAGTTACATCAATTTTAGATGTATCATCAATTGCTCACAATGGAGTAAGACCGCCAAAAAGAAGAAGGGTATAA
- the rpsM gene encoding 30S ribosomal protein S13 — MARIASVNVPDNKRLVVSLTYIYGLGPTMAAEICSKAKISKDKKVKELTDQELISLRNIIESEYKVEGDLRREVTLNIKKKKDIRCYQGLRHIRKLPVRGQNTHSNARTRKGKAVAIAGKKKAVK, encoded by the coding sequence GTGGCAAGAATTGCAAGTGTTAATGTTCCCGATAATAAACGTTTAGTTGTGAGTTTAACTTACATTTACGGTCTTGGGCCTACTATGGCAGCAGAGATTTGTAGTAAAGCAAAAATATCGAAAGATAAAAAAGTTAAAGAACTTACGGATCAAGAATTAATAAGCTTACGTAATATTATTGAAAGTGAATATAAAGTTGAAGGTGATTTAAGGCGAGAAGTTACGCTTAATATTAAGAAGAAGAAAGATATAAGATGTTACCAAGGGCTTAGACATATACGTAAATTGCCGGTAAGAGGACAGAACACGCATTCTAATGCTCGAACTAGAAAAGGTAAAGCTGTTGCAATAGCCGGAAAGAAAAAAGCTGTAAAATAA
- the rplF gene encoding 50S ribosomal protein L6 — protein MSRIGKLPITIPEGVKVSLNDLEVRISGPKGELSKTFKGNIVVLLAENKLLVKPLAVSKNARAMWGTARSIISNMVTGVKEGFQLKLEVNGVGYRAMVKGKYLNLMLAKSHNTKIEIPPDIKIDVPKQNIIILEGIDKEKLGQFASIIIKQRPPEPYKGKGIRFENQFIPRKEGKKN, from the coding sequence ATGTCACGTATTGGAAAATTGCCGATTACTATACCTGAAGGTGTGAAAGTTAGTTTAAATGATTTAGAAGTAAGAATATCCGGACCTAAAGGTGAATTATCAAAAACTTTTAAAGGTAATATAGTAGTTTTATTGGCAGAAAACAAGCTTTTAGTCAAACCTTTAGCCGTAAGTAAAAATGCACGTGCTATGTGGGGTACTGCAAGGAGCATAATATCGAATATGGTTACTGGCGTTAAAGAAGGGTTTCAACTTAAACTTGAAGTTAACGGTGTCGGTTATAGGGCAATGGTAAAAGGTAAATATTTAAATTTAATGCTTGCGAAAAGTCATAATACAAAAATTGAAATACCTCCAGATATTAAAATAGATGTGCCTAAGCAAAATATTATTATTCTTGAGGGCATAGATAAAGAAAAGTTAGGACAATTTGCTTCAATTATTATAAAACAGAGACCGCCTGAACCTTATAAAGGAAAAGGAATTAGATTTGAAAATCAATTTATACCACGTAAAGAAGGTAAGAAAAATTAA
- the rplX gene encoding 50S ribosomal protein L24: MIKLKVKKGDEVIVITGKHKGKKGKILKVFPEDSKVIVAGVNLVKKHTKPNQMSEGGIRTKELPIHISNIAHIDPKTGRPTKVVFKFLEDGSKVRVAKKSGEIIGKEGK; the protein is encoded by the coding sequence ATGATTAAATTAAAAGTAAAGAAAGGTGATGAAGTTATTGTTATTACCGGAAAGCACAAAGGAAAAAAAGGTAAGATATTAAAAGTTTTTCCTGAAGACAGTAAAGTAATTGTTGCTGGAGTAAATTTAGTAAAAAAGCATACTAAGCCTAATCAAATGAGTGAAGGTGGAATAAGAACTAAAGAATTACCTATACATATCTCAAATATTGCACATATCGATCCAAAAACCGGTAGACCTACCAAAGTAGTTTTTAAATTCTTAGAAGATGGTTCTAAGGTTAGAGTAGCAAAGAAGTCAGGCGAAATTATCGGTAAGGAAGGTAAATAA
- the rodA gene encoding rod shape-determining protein RodA gives MHKNYLEQLQKLPITLIVLISLICCIGFIVLYSAANSNLHPWAYKQMINFCIFLPLAIIIALINLRIIFRLSYIFYFCVLALLVAVELFGSTAMGGKRWIDIGIVKLQPSEPIKIAVVLMLARYFHSLTIDDLTKLYKVIIPIIGVLIPTCLIIREPDLGTGIIVLIVSAIILFAAGFRIKYFIILGLAALVSLPIAWNMMYDYQKKRVLVFLDPEHDPLGAGYNIIQSKIAIGSGSLCGRGLNQGSQSHLDFLPEHQTDFIFATFAEEFGFIGGMFLLILYFALITISLSIATNCREIFSKLMVIGITSILFSHVFINIAMVMGLLPVVGVPLPFISYGGTMIASMLIGFGLVMNAQVHRHTTLN, from the coding sequence ATGCATAAAAATTATCTAGAACAATTACAAAAATTACCGATTACTTTAATTGTACTAATTAGCTTAATTTGCTGCATTGGTTTCATTGTGCTGTATTCTGCAGCAAATAGCAATTTGCATCCTTGGGCTTACAAACAAATGATAAATTTTTGTATATTCTTGCCCTTAGCTATTATTATTGCATTAATTAATTTGCGGATAATCTTTAGATTATCGTATATCTTTTATTTTTGCGTACTGGCTTTACTAGTAGCCGTAGAGCTTTTCGGCTCGACTGCCATGGGTGGTAAAAGGTGGATCGATATCGGTATAGTTAAACTTCAACCTTCCGAACCAATAAAAATCGCTGTTGTATTAATGCTTGCTAGATATTTTCATTCACTAACAATTGACGATCTTACAAAACTTTATAAAGTTATTATACCGATAATAGGAGTTTTAATACCGACTTGTCTAATAATTAGAGAGCCAGATCTAGGTACAGGAATAATTGTTTTAATTGTTTCGGCAATTATATTATTTGCAGCAGGTTTTAGAATAAAATATTTTATCATACTAGGCCTTGCTGCTCTTGTTAGCCTGCCTATTGCTTGGAATATGATGTATGATTATCAAAAAAAACGTGTGCTGGTTTTTTTAGATCCGGAACATGATCCACTCGGTGCTGGCTATAATATTATTCAATCCAAAATCGCTATAGGTTCAGGTAGCTTATGTGGACGCGGTTTAAATCAAGGTAGTCAAAGCCATTTAGATTTTCTTCCCGAACATCAAACTGATTTTATCTTTGCTACCTTTGCTGAAGAATTCGGCTTTATAGGAGGAATGTTTTTATTAATATTATATTTTGCACTTATAACTATTTCTTTATCAATTGCCACAAATTGCCGAGAGATTTTTAGTAAATTAATGGTAATAGGTATCACTTCAATTTTATTTAGTCACGTATTTATTAATATAGCTATGGTGATGGGCTTACTTCCAGTAGTAGGAGTACCTCTACCGTTTATTTCTTACGGCGGGACAATGATTGCATCTATGCTAATCGGTTTTGGACTTGTAATGAATGCTCAGGTACACAGACATACAACTTTAAACTAA
- the rplN gene encoding 50S ribosomal protein L14: MIQMQSILEVADNSGAKKVMCIKVLGGSHHMVAKLGDVIVISVKEAIPGGKVKKGDVYKGVIVRTKTGVVRPDGSTIKFDKNALVLLNKQDEPIGTRVFGPVTRELRAKKYVRIMSLAEEVL, from the coding sequence ATGATTCAAATGCAGAGTATCTTGGAAGTTGCAGATAATTCCGGTGCTAAAAAAGTTATGTGTATTAAAGTTTTAGGTGGCTCTCACCATATGGTAGCCAAGCTAGGCGATGTTATAGTTATATCTGTTAAAGAAGCTATACCTGGTGGTAAGGTTAAAAAGGGTGATGTTTATAAAGGTGTGATAGTTCGTACAAAGACTGGAGTAGTAAGACCTGATGGTAGTACAATAAAATTTGATAAAAACGCATTGGTGCTTTTGAATAAACAAGACGAACCCATCGGTACTAGAGTTTTTGGCCCTGTTACAAGAGAACTGAGAGCAAAAAAATATGTTAGAATAATGTCGCTTGCAGAGGAAGTATTATAA